In Prosthecodimorpha staleyi, the following are encoded in one genomic region:
- a CDS encoding PQQ-dependent sugar dehydrogenase — protein sequence MLAAVTTGAQAQSNAGNLEKLGQFKSTGAMADIPLIPQTGPKADAIKKNLAKIKLPAGFKINLYALVPDARHMAVGPQGVVTFVGTRKNKVYAVTDRAKSGTAEEVKPFAPTIDLTLPNGVCFSKDGFLYIAEQNRVMVYPAAEFFYESPDVVAIPIVQQGDLIPKDEESYNHTARVCRVGPDDKLYITLGQPFNVPAPEKAELYKKWGIGGIVRMDRDGKNREVFALGIRNSVGMDINPKDKTVWFTDNQVDGMGDKIPPGELNRAAQPGLHFGFPWYGGGKVRVTEHGYDKETPPANVVFPQVEMDAHAADLGMTFYSGTKFPKKYQGGIFSAQHGSWNRTDPVGARVMFTSLKEDGTADKTEVFAEGWLTADGEYIGRPVDVAQLRDGSILVSDDFAGAIYRISYER from the coding sequence ATGTTGGCTGCCGTAACGACCGGCGCCCAGGCTCAGAGCAACGCCGGCAATCTCGAAAAGCTCGGACAGTTCAAGTCGACCGGGGCCATGGCGGATATCCCGCTCATCCCGCAGACGGGCCCGAAGGCCGATGCGATCAAGAAGAATCTGGCCAAGATCAAGCTGCCGGCCGGCTTCAAGATCAATCTCTACGCGCTGGTGCCCGATGCCCGCCACATGGCGGTCGGCCCGCAGGGCGTGGTGACCTTCGTCGGCACGCGCAAGAACAAGGTCTATGCGGTCACCGATCGCGCCAAGTCGGGCACGGCCGAGGAGGTCAAGCCCTTCGCGCCGACCATCGACCTGACGCTGCCCAACGGCGTCTGCTTCTCCAAGGACGGGTTCCTCTACATCGCCGAGCAGAACCGCGTGATGGTCTACCCGGCGGCCGAGTTCTTCTATGAGAGCCCGGACGTGGTCGCGATCCCGATCGTTCAGCAGGGCGACCTGATCCCGAAGGACGAAGAGAGCTACAATCACACCGCCCGCGTCTGCCGCGTCGGACCGGACGACAAGCTCTACATCACGCTCGGCCAGCCCTTCAACGTGCCGGCGCCCGAGAAGGCCGAACTCTACAAGAAGTGGGGCATCGGCGGCATCGTGCGCATGGACCGCGACGGCAAGAACCGCGAGGTCTTCGCGCTCGGCATCCGCAACTCGGTCGGCATGGACATCAACCCGAAGGACAAGACGGTCTGGTTCACCGACAACCAGGTCGACGGCATGGGCGACAAGATCCCGCCGGGTGAACTGAACCGCGCCGCGCAGCCGGGCCTGCATTTCGGCTTCCCGTGGTATGGCGGCGGCAAGGTCCGCGTCACCGAACATGGCTACGACAAGGAGACCCCGCCGGCGAATGTCGTCTTCCCGCAGGTCGAGATGGACGCCCACGCGGCCGATCTCGGCATGACCTTCTATTCGGGCACCAAGTTCCCGAAGAAGTATCAGGGCGGCATCTTCTCGGCGCAGCACGGCTCCTGGAACCGGACCGATCCGGTCGGCGCCCGCGTGATGTTCACCTCGCTCAAGGAGGACGGCACCGCGGACAAGACCGAGGTCTTCGCCGAGGGCTGGCTGACCGCGGACGGCGAATATATCGGTCGCCCGGTCGACGTGGCGCAATTGCGTGACGGTTCGATCCTGGTCTCCGACGACTTCGCCGGCGCCATCTACCGCATCAGCTACGAGCGCTGA
- the meaB gene encoding methylmalonyl Co-A mutase-associated GTPase MeaB, with product MSIASAPASRDLSVDDLAARILDGDRAVLARAITLVESRKAEHQAKAHRLVQALLPHTGRAHRVGITGVPGVGKSTTIDTLGSNLTAAGHRVAVLAVDPSSTRTGGSILGDKTRMAQLAVDANAFIRPSPSSGTLGGVAAKTRETMLLCEAAGFDVILVETVGVGQSETTVADMVDFFLVLMLPGAGDELQGIKKGVLEIADLIAVNKSDGDNAVRARAAAAEYRHALHILAPKSPNWSPPVVLVSGLANEGLDAMWAEVERHRERLSATGEFAERRRSQQVKWMWSMLEDRLMQALDRNPAVRARLPDLESGVRGGTVSAALAVEEIAGLMGL from the coding sequence ATGTCCATTGCCTCGGCCCCCGCCTCCCGCGACCTTTCGGTCGACGATCTCGCCGCCCGCATTCTCGACGGAGACCGGGCGGTGCTGGCGCGTGCCATCACGCTGGTCGAATCGCGCAAGGCCGAGCACCAGGCCAAGGCGCACCGCCTCGTGCAGGCGCTGCTGCCGCATACCGGCCGGGCGCACCGGGTCGGAATCACCGGGGTGCCGGGCGTCGGCAAGTCGACGACCATCGACACGCTCGGCTCCAACCTGACCGCCGCCGGCCATCGCGTCGCGGTGCTGGCCGTCGACCCGTCCTCGACCCGCACCGGCGGCTCGATCCTCGGCGACAAGACCCGCATGGCGCAGCTGGCGGTCGACGCGAATGCCTTCATCCGCCCCTCGCCCTCCTCCGGCACGCTCGGCGGCGTCGCCGCCAAGACGCGCGAGACCATGTTGCTGTGCGAGGCGGCCGGCTTCGACGTGATCCTGGTCGAGACCGTCGGGGTCGGCCAGTCGGAGACCACCGTCGCCGACATGGTCGACTTCTTCCTGGTCCTGATGCTGCCCGGCGCCGGCGACGAATTGCAGGGCATCAAGAAGGGCGTTCTGGAGATCGCCGACCTGATCGCGGTCAACAAGTCGGACGGCGACAATGCCGTCCGGGCCCGGGCCGCGGCTGCGGAATACCGCCATGCGCTGCATATCCTGGCCCCGAAGAGCCCGAACTGGTCGCCGCCCGTGGTGCTGGTCTCAGGCCTCGCCAATGAGGGGCTCGACGCCATGTGGGCCGAGGTCGAACGGCACCGGGAGCGGCTTTCGGCGACCGGCGAATTCGCCGAGCGGCGGCGCAGCCAGCAGGTCAAATGGATGTGGTCGATGCTGGAAGATCGGCTGATGCAGGCGCTCGACCGCAATCCGGCGGTGCGCGCCCGGCTGCCGGACCTCGAATCCGGGGTGCGCGGCGGCACCGTCTCGGCGGCCCTGGCGGTCGAGGAGATTGCAGGCCTGATGGGGCTCTGA
- a CDS encoding c-type cytochrome, with the protein MITSKTLAFVLPGLAAACLATALIGATAAEAAGDAAAGRKKAAQSCAACHGIDGLAKLPNAANLAGESVYYLDRQLKAFRSGDRKDENMSVVAKALSDADIADLVAWYSSIEVTVTLPKK; encoded by the coding sequence TTGATCACTTCCAAGACTCTGGCTTTCGTACTGCCCGGCCTTGCCGCCGCCTGCCTCGCCACCGCGCTGATCGGCGCGACCGCTGCTGAGGCCGCCGGGGACGCGGCCGCCGGGCGCAAGAAGGCGGCACAGTCCTGCGCGGCCTGCCACGGCATCGACGGGCTCGCCAAGCTGCCCAACGCGGCCAATCTCGCCGGCGAATCCGTCTATTATCTCGACCGCCAGCTGAAGGCCTTCCGCTCCGGCGACCGCAAGGACGAGAACATGTCGGTGGTCGCCAAGGCGCTGTCGGACGCCGACATCGCCGACCTCGTCGCTTGGTACTCCTCGATCGAGGTCACCGTGACGTTGCCGAAGAAGTGA
- a CDS encoding DUF1131 family protein: MTVRRIGAAALAVAGPLMLAACETQMDGLDKQPEITETFLRITAEGAGPLTGATAYDAKTIEGLMPGYTTGSVLIGLETGTTNATVLFRKIYEGQIQVLHILSAPNGRIGQIHGVTHHVIGPAGERPGMTFREAGVDPASCRPGTNLWLGMAICTSRGAPNVVLTFSFKGEAATSVKLPARAVLDSGELQRIIWTAPAG; the protein is encoded by the coding sequence ATGACGGTACGCCGTATCGGCGCTGCAGCGCTGGCCGTCGCAGGCCCGCTCATGCTCGCCGCTTGCGAGACGCAGATGGACGGTCTCGACAAGCAGCCGGAAATCACCGAGACCTTCCTGCGCATCACCGCCGAAGGGGCGGGCCCGTTGACGGGGGCCACGGCCTATGACGCCAAGACGATCGAGGGCCTGATGCCGGGCTACACGACCGGCTCCGTTCTGATCGGGCTGGAAACCGGCACCACCAACGCCACCGTCCTGTTCCGCAAGATCTACGAGGGCCAGATTCAGGTCCTGCACATCCTGTCGGCGCCGAACGGCCGAATCGGGCAGATCCATGGGGTCACCCACCATGTGATCGGGCCGGCCGGTGAACGGCCGGGCATGACCTTTCGGGAGGCCGGCGTCGATCCGGCATCCTGCCGGCCTGGCACCAATCTCTGGCTCGGCATGGCGATCTGCACGTCGCGCGGCGCGCCCAACGTGGTGCTGACCTTCTCGTTCAAGGGCGAGGCGGCGACGTCCGTCAAGCTGCCGGCGCGCGCAGTGCTCGACAGCGGCGAGTTGCAGCGAATCATCTGGACGGCCCCGGCGGGGTGA
- a CDS encoding potassium transporter Kup — protein sequence MTGTEPSELDQTVRKDQDTAATTAPPAEPAEEHHGGLLALSLGSIGVVYGDIGTSPLYALRESLVHSAKDGLTRAEVLGVVSLLLWALVIIVTIKYVILLMRADNKGEGGILSLLALAQGAVGRQSVMLMVLAALGASLFYGDSIITPAISVLSAVEGLKLVTPVFEPYVVPITVVILVGLFAIQPRGTGAVAVFFGPITAVWFIAMAASGLSHISDDPGIFLAFNPVYAIDFLLHEGVIGFVVLGSVFLAVTGAEALYADMGHFGRKPIQLAWISLVFPSLALNYLGQGALVLAHPEAIENPFFLLVPSWALLPYVLLATVATVIASQAVISGAFSVTRQAVLLGLLPRFEVRHTSETQRGQIYMPRVNWMQLAGVLVLVLMFRSSSALASAYGIAVTGDMVITSCLAFIVLWRVWGWGLPAAALVVAPFLAVELTFLAANLLKLFDGAWLPLCLSAFLVTSMWTWVRGTQIVFDKSRRDSVPLATVMRSLEKSKPFRPPGTAVFLTSDPDTAPPALLHNLKHNRVLHGKNVILTVRTATTPKVAEENRIALEPVNEDFTRLFVNYGYMEEPNIPKALGQCRKLGLKFDIMSTTFFVARRTFRVSANSGMPLWQDRLFIAMSKDAANATDFYSIPTGRVVELGQQITV from the coding sequence ATGACCGGAACCGAGCCTTCGGAACTCGACCAGACCGTCCGCAAGGACCAAGACACCGCCGCCACGACCGCGCCGCCAGCCGAACCTGCCGAAGAGCATCACGGCGGGCTTCTCGCGCTGTCGCTCGGTTCGATCGGCGTCGTCTACGGCGATATCGGCACCAGTCCGCTCTATGCGCTGCGCGAATCGCTGGTGCATTCGGCCAAGGACGGCTTGACCCGTGCCGAGGTGCTCGGCGTCGTCTCCCTGCTGCTCTGGGCGCTGGTCATCATCGTGACCATCAAATACGTCATCCTGCTGATGCGGGCGGACAACAAGGGCGAAGGCGGCATCCTGTCGTTGCTGGCCCTCGCGCAGGGCGCCGTCGGACGCCAGTCCGTCATGCTGATGGTGCTCGCCGCGCTCGGCGCTTCGCTGTTCTACGGCGATTCCATCATCACGCCAGCGATTTCGGTGCTCTCGGCGGTCGAGGGCCTGAAGCTCGTGACGCCGGTCTTCGAACCCTATGTGGTGCCGATCACGGTCGTCATCCTGGTCGGCCTGTTCGCCATCCAGCCGCGCGGGACCGGGGCGGTCGCGGTCTTCTTCGGCCCGATCACGGCGGTCTGGTTCATCGCCATGGCGGCGTCCGGCCTGTCGCACATTTCCGACGATCCCGGCATCTTCCTGGCGTTCAATCCGGTCTACGCGATCGATTTCCTGCTGCATGAAGGCGTGATCGGCTTCGTCGTGCTCGGGTCGGTCTTCCTGGCGGTCACCGGGGCCGAAGCGCTCTATGCCGACATGGGCCATTTCGGGCGCAAGCCGATCCAGCTTGCCTGGATCAGCCTGGTGTTTCCGTCGCTGGCGTTGAACTATCTCGGCCAGGGCGCGCTGGTGCTCGCCCATCCGGAGGCGATCGAGAATCCCTTCTTCCTGCTGGTGCCGAGCTGGGCCTTGCTGCCCTATGTGCTGCTCGCCACGGTCGCCACGGTGATCGCCAGCCAGGCGGTCATCTCCGGCGCCTTCTCGGTCACCCGCCAGGCGGTGCTGCTCGGCCTGCTGCCGCGCTTCGAGGTGCGGCACACCTCGGAGACCCAGCGCGGACAGATCTACATGCCGCGCGTCAACTGGATGCAGCTGGCCGGCGTCCTGGTCCTGGTCCTGATGTTCCGGTCGTCTTCGGCGCTGGCCTCGGCCTACGGAATCGCGGTCACCGGCGACATGGTGATCACCAGCTGTCTCGCCTTCATCGTGCTGTGGCGGGTCTGGGGCTGGGGACTGCCGGCGGCGGCCCTGGTGGTGGCGCCGTTCCTGGCCGTGGAACTCACGTTCCTGGCCGCCAATCTCTTGAAACTCTTCGATGGCGCCTGGCTGCCGCTGTGCCTGTCGGCCTTCCTGGTCACCTCCATGTGGACCTGGGTGCGCGGCACGCAGATCGTGTTCGACAAGTCCCGGCGCGACAGCGTACCGCTTGCCACCGTGATGCGCTCGCTGGAGAAGTCGAAGCCGTTCCGGCCGCCGGGTACCGCGGTGTTCCTCACGTCCGACCCGGATACCGCGCCGCCGGCCCTGCTGCACAATCTGAAGCACAACCGCGTCCTGCACGGCAAGAACGTGATCCTGACGGTCAGGACGGCGACCACGCCGAAGGTCGCCGAGGAGAACCGGATCGCGCTGGAACCGGTCAACGAGGACTTCACGCGGCTGTTCGTGAACTACGGCTACATGGAAGAGCCGAACATCCCAAAGGCGCTCGGCCAGTGCCGCAAGCTCGGGCTGAAATTCGACATCATGTCGACGACCTTCTTCGTCGCCCGCCGCACCTTCCGCGTTTCGGCCAATTCCGGCATGCCGCTGTGGCAGGACCGGCTGTTCATCGCCATGTCCAAGGACGCCGCCAACGCGACCGACTTCTACTCGATCCCGACCGGCCGTGTCGTCGAACTCGGCCAGCAGATCACGGTTTAG
- a CDS encoding DUF2167 domain-containing protein has product MHYPALTLAAVLALAAPALAEPYKSVFPDRPPLQNATAQAFLEKLDYKRGKIALPGAGASLTVPKDFYFLDSADTEKVLVDAWGNPPAGSKGKLGMVFPAKSTPLDDGIWGAVVTFDASGRVDDADAAAIDYDQLLASMKSDTAEESEQRKKAGYTSIALIGWASPPFYDRTERKLHWAQELKFGDSEKNTLNYAVRALGREGVLQMNFIAGMDELPSIKAAIPDVMKMIAFDEGKRYADWVPGDTEAAYGLAGLIGGAAAAKVAAKLGFLAIALAFLKKGWILLAVGGIAGLKWLFGRFRRKPLDPSAGG; this is encoded by the coding sequence ATGCATTACCCGGCCCTCACCCTCGCCGCCGTCTTGGCCCTGGCCGCGCCGGCCTTGGCCGAGCCCTACAAGTCGGTCTTCCCGGACCGGCCGCCGCTGCAAAACGCGACCGCGCAGGCATTTCTCGAGAAGCTCGACTACAAGCGCGGCAAGATTGCTCTGCCGGGGGCGGGCGCCTCACTGACCGTTCCGAAGGACTTCTACTTTCTCGATTCGGCCGATACCGAAAAAGTGCTGGTCGACGCCTGGGGCAACCCGCCGGCCGGCTCGAAAGGCAAGCTCGGCATGGTCTTTCCGGCGAAGAGCACCCCGCTCGATGACGGAATCTGGGGGGCCGTGGTGACCTTCGACGCCAGCGGGCGGGTCGACGACGCCGATGCCGCGGCGATCGACTACGACCAACTCCTGGCCAGCATGAAGTCGGATACGGCGGAGGAAAGCGAGCAACGCAAGAAGGCCGGCTACACATCCATTGCCCTGATCGGCTGGGCCTCGCCGCCCTTCTACGACCGGACGGAACGCAAGCTGCACTGGGCCCAGGAACTGAAATTCGGCGACAGCGAAAAGAACACACTAAACTATGCCGTCCGCGCGCTCGGCCGGGAGGGCGTGCTGCAGATGAACTTCATCGCCGGCATGGACGAGCTGCCGTCGATCAAGGCCGCGATCCCGGATGTCATGAAGATGATCGCCTTCGACGAGGGCAAGCGCTACGCGGACTGGGTGCCCGGCGACACGGAGGCGGCCTACGGACTTGCCGGCCTGATCGGCGGTGCTGCGGCCGCAAAGGTCGCGGCGAAGCTCGGCTTCCTGGCCATTGCCCTCGCCTTCCTCAAGAAGGGCTGGATCCTGCTGGCCGTCGGCGGTATCGCCGGGCTGAAGTGGCTCTTCGGCCGGTTCCGCCGCAAGCCGCTGGATCCGTCCGCGGGCGGCTGA
- a CDS encoding TIGR03808 family TAT-translocated repetitive protein → MPTRRSLIANAAAALTGGLVGLPAQTFAQKGLRPGGGLSPRGAEPVTEAFERVLAEAAKTGRPLDLEAGVYTIESLRLPAGTTIRGAPGATVIRAAGSEPPLSANRVDGIRLRDLWFEGPGGKAGNDRALFAAETVRGLHIRDCTFARAPGLGVRLTDVGGRIESCRIDGAGRVGLFALDCDTLAVTGAVVSDCGDGGILVWRSRIGEDGAQLRGNRIFRIRAESGGTGQNGNGINLYRAGNVIVAENTIVDCAFSAIRANSASDVQILSNQCLRSGETAIYAEFAFQGAVISGNLVDGAANGISVTNFNQGGRLASVTGNIVRNLKPTGPYRTDPPGFGIGIAVEADAAITGNVVEGAPLAGLWLGFGAYLRDIVASANVIRDTDYGIAVSVVDGTGPVVIAQNLIRGARRGAIVGFRQATPATGDLAQGGAEAWRGLTITGNRVAG, encoded by the coding sequence ATGCCGACACGCCGCAGCCTGATCGCCAACGCCGCGGCCGCCCTCACCGGGGGCCTTGTCGGCCTGCCGGCACAAACCTTTGCCCAGAAGGGGCTCCGCCCCGGCGGCGGCTTGAGCCCGCGCGGCGCCGAACCGGTCACAGAGGCCTTCGAGAGGGTGCTTGCGGAGGCCGCGAAGACCGGACGGCCGCTCGATCTGGAGGCCGGCGTCTACACGATCGAGAGCCTGCGGCTGCCGGCCGGCACGACCATCCGCGGCGCGCCGGGCGCGACCGTGATCCGCGCGGCCGGCAGCGAGCCGCCGCTCAGCGCCAACCGGGTCGATGGCATCCGGCTGCGCGACTTGTGGTTCGAGGGGCCGGGCGGCAAGGCCGGCAACGACCGGGCCCTGTTCGCGGCCGAAACGGTGCGCGGACTGCATATCCGCGACTGCACTTTCGCCCGCGCGCCCGGCCTCGGTGTGAGGCTCACCGATGTCGGCGGACGGATTGAATCCTGCCGGATCGACGGCGCCGGCCGGGTCGGGCTGTTCGCGCTCGATTGCGACACTCTCGCGGTGACCGGCGCCGTGGTCAGCGATTGCGGCGACGGCGGCATCCTGGTCTGGCGCAGCCGGATCGGCGAGGATGGCGCGCAGCTGCGCGGCAACCGCATCTTCCGCATCCGGGCCGAGTCCGGCGGTACCGGCCAGAACGGCAACGGCATCAATCTCTACCGGGCCGGCAACGTGATCGTCGCCGAGAACACGATCGTCGACTGCGCCTTCTCGGCGATCCGCGCCAACAGCGCCTCGGACGTGCAGATCCTGTCGAACCAGTGCCTGCGCTCCGGCGAGACCGCGATCTATGCCGAATTCGCCTTCCAGGGCGCGGTCATCTCCGGCAACCTCGTCGACGGCGCCGCCAACGGCATCTCGGTGACCAATTTCAATCAGGGCGGCCGACTGGCCAGCGTCACGGGCAACATCGTCCGCAACCTCAAGCCGACCGGTCCCTACCGCACCGATCCGCCCGGCTTCGGCATCGGCATCGCCGTGGAGGCGGACGCGGCCATTACCGGCAATGTCGTCGAGGGCGCGCCGTTGGCCGGCCTTTGGCTCGGCTTCGGCGCCTATCTGCGCGACATCGTGGCGAGCGCGAACGTCATCCGCGACACCGACTACGGCATCGCAGTCTCGGTCGTCGACGGCACGGGGCCGGTCGTCATCGCCCAGAACCTGATCCGCGGCGCCCGCCGCGGCGCCATCGTCGGTTTCCGCCAGGCGACGCCGGCGACCGGCGATCTCGCCCAGGGCGGCGCCGAGGCCTGGCGCGGATTGACGATCACCGGCAATCGGGTGGCGGGGTGA